The Comamonas sp. 26 DNA window CCCCAGCGATTGAGGCCAGGGCTTTGGAATTCGCGCCAGGGATTAAGACATCTTTCAGTGCTACGACCTGACCCAGCGATGCGTATCTTGCCTCTGCAATATGACAGCTAGATGGCAAAAAGCCCCGACCGATTCCGATCAGGGCTTTATTGGTTGCGAGGGCCGGATTTGAACCAACGACCTTCGGGTTATGAGCCCGACGAGCTACCAGACTGCTCCACCTCGCGATATTTCGCGTCGGGGGCAGGCCACCATTCCTAGGTGCCAGCTTCTTCCCCGACCAGTGAATTGTAGCATACATGAACAAATTCACAGTATGTACAAAAATCCAGTAATCAACCAATTCGCTCAAAGCGAAATTAGCAAAGCCCGCTGGCGACCCTGACGGGCCTTGCTGAATACGCATGGTGCGAATTACTTTTCCGACGCGTCGTGAATCGCTTCTTTCAAGTCCCCGACTTTCTTCTGAGCAGTACCTTCGACCTGCTTGGCAATACCTTTGGCTTCCTGCTCAGGGCTATCAATCAGTTCACCGAAATTCTCCTGCACCTTGCCGGCTGCATCCTTGAGAGTACCTTTAACTTGATCAGTGTTCATCTTGAGCTCCTTGTGTGAGAAGCCGCGAAATGCGGCGACCCATGAAAGATAAGCCATGTGCCCAAGCAAGGCCGTCAGTGTAGACGGCCGCTCTTTGTGGTGCGCTCTCTTACACATTAGCAATTCCCAACATCTAAGGGCAATAGACGGCTGGGCACAACAGAGCTCACAGATTCAGCAATCTCTCTCGGCATACGAAAAAGCCCTGACCGTTTCCGATCAAGGCCTTATTGGTTGGAGGGCTGTATTTCAACCCATGCCCTACTGCTGATGAGCCCGACTATTTCTCAGAATACTCTGGTTATGGAAAGACTATTTATTGCTTAGCGTATTCAAACTTTGGTAGCGCCTTTAAAGCATCCTTCGTTGCACCATAAAGTGTGATCTTCTTCGCATTGACCTTGAACTGACTGACTGGGATTGCTACTTCATACCTTCCCATTCCCAAAAAGCCACCAACACCAACGATTGCATAGGAAATAGCGTTGTCTGGCGCAACGATCACATCATCAATCTTGCCCACTGCTTGGTTCTCGTCATTATAGACAGGCTTGCCCAAAACCGACTTCTTCAAGCTTCAGCCTGTGGCGACCGCTTGAACTTCACTCACTGTGACCCCTAAGACTGCAGTACCCGCGACTGGCTGTGCCATGGCAGATGTCAACCCTACGGTGGATATCAACACACCCGAAAAACTAACGGCCACAATTGCTTTAATGGACAGCTAGACTCCTAAGTTACTCCTAAAGGAACCCCAATCTAAGCCCATCAGGCAATCCTCCTTGTAAGACACTTTGAAGCCAACTTGTAGGCGATTCATTCGTTTCAGGTAAGTTGAGGTCTGATGCTTTGCCGTCGCCGCGGGGCTTGATGGGCACCTCCATGCGCTGAAATGTGGGTGAAGGCAGCGCAAGCCGCCTCTTCGGCATAGGTCTTGCACGGTGTCGCAGCGGGGCACAGAGTCCTCATTCACCAGTCTGGCGTGCAAGGCCAGAACGAAGAGAGCGAAAACGATGACTAAAGCCTTTTACGCAATCGCTCTGGCGGTCCTCTCTGTCACGCAGCTCCTTCTGTGGGTCACCTCCCCGACGCAGGCTGAAGAGGAACCCAGCGATTCACCCTCGCTCGCTGGCACTGTCCGCCTAGCTGCCCGCGATGCCTTTGCCTGCCCCGGCACGCATGCCGAGTGGCTGGATAGCAAGACGGTCCAGTGCCTCAAAGAAAAGCCCTGACGCCTTGCTGCTCACCTACCTGTTCTGAACGCCATAAAAAGCACCGTCACCGTTAGTCCAGCGACGCCCATTGTCGTCAACCATCCAGCCATATCGGTCCCCACCCATGTTCATTGAGCCCATGGACTGACTGGAAGACTGGCTCGAACCCTGATCCGGCATCGACCCAGAACTACGCCCCGGCATCATCGAACAACCCGCCAGCATGCTGGCAACTGCCGCAATTAAAAGTAGCGCTTTCATAGCAACTCCTTCAGAAAGTGGAGTCCTGCAGGCTACTCCTGCTGAACCCCCCGCCTGTAAGTGCTTGTTGCTTATCCCCTTGCCTACACAATTCGTATAACTGCCCGCACTCAAGCGGACTTTGTTTTTCTGGAGCTCCAATGTTCAAGAGCATGATCATTTACCGCATTGCCGAGAGCTGGTAAAACGATCTGCTGGTGCTGGCTGATGCACTGCAAAAGACAGTCTTTGCCGAGTGCGGCGCCACACGAGAGCACTCCGTGGGCTGGGTGTCCCAGGAAGCAGACACCCCGATACGCGAGCTTAGCCGGAGAAGTCAGCTGTAAGCGAGGTCCAGGAACTGCTGCTGCCGGCCACAAGTAGACGTTGTCTAGGTAGATTTAGGCGTATGCGAGACTCTTCTTGTTTTGTGAGTTCTACCAATCAATGAATTTTGTCATTCGCCAAGCGAGAGCATCCGATGCAGAAGCGGCAAGCCGCCTTGTCACCGGTTTGGCTCATTACTTCCTCTCCGATCCGAATTCTGCGGGGGTCCGTCCTTTCATGGCGAGGCTCACACCATCCTCTTACGCTGAGCGGCTCAGTTCCACGCAATTCAATCACTACATTGCAGAGGACTCAGTGGGTCTTTGTGGTGTTATTGCACTTCGCGATGAGTCGCATCTGTACCATCTCTTTGTTAGAGCAGATGCCCAAGGACAGGGCGTCTCTCGCGCACTTTGGCACTATGCCAAGGCACAGTCGAAACATTCGACGTTCACTGTCAACTCATCCCTTTTTGCAGTTCCGGTATACGAACATCTTGGCTTCGTTGCCAAGACTTCTCCGCAGAAGTCCAATGGTTTGGTATTCGTGCCGATGGTCTACTCCCGTGACTAATCGATGAGGCTTACGTCGAAGCGAACTGTCATGTGCATCCTGAGCGTGTGATGTCCCGCACCGTTGAGCGCCAAGTGAATGAGCTGCATATCCGAGCAGCCATATTGAATCGATTCACAGAGCTGGGCCGTCCTCAGACGGCAGCCGTGGCATAGCCACGGCTGGGGCTTGGGGTGTCTCGCACCAAAATGTATTTGTGCAACAACGCCGGGTGAAGGCGAGTGGAAGTGCAAAAACACGGCCCTGAGCGCCGACGTCAGTGGCGCAAGCTGCATATCGGCATTGACGCTCAAACGTTGCAGATACGTGCGATTTGCGTGGCCAGCAATGGTTGCCCAGATGTTGGAGCATGTCCCTGGTAGCGAAGCTGTACTCAGCCTTACCGGTGATGGAGCCTGTGACACCTAGCCGATTTATGAAGCAGCCCTCCAAAGAGGTTCCGTTCCCATCGTTCTCCCGAGAAAGAACGCACGAATACGCAAAGGCATCGCCTTTGCGTATCGGAATGCGGCTATCGCCGCATGCAGACACTTGGGCCGAAGGATATGGAAAGTGTGGAGTGGTTACCACCAACGCAGCTTGGTAGAGACCAAGATGAACTGCATCAAAGACTGAGCGAGCGGGTGACATCCAGAACCTTTGAGCGGCAAGTCAATGAACTGCACATCCGCGTACTCGTCCTCAATCGGTTCACTGAACTAGGACGTCCGCAGACGATAGTCGTGGCTAGCTGCGTCTGGGGTCAGGGCATAACTCAGCCTCAGACGGATTTATGCAACAACGCCCCACCATGCAACAAGCAGCACATCGCTTTAGGAACTTGGAGCTTCTTCACACTTGGAAATCCTGCGAAAGCACATGGTGAGGGGGACACCCTAGCTCCTGCGCAGCAGATAAATATCCATGATCCAGCTGTGCAACTGGCGGGCCTGCTGGCGCTTGGCGCTGATGCTGTCCTTAATCTCTGCCAGTCGCCCCTGCATCAATATTTGCTGCGGCATGCCCAAATAGGCACCCCAGAAAATATCGATATCAGGCTCTGTTAACTGCTCGTAAGAAGACTGTCCATCAAGCATTACTACCAGCGTATTAATGCCCTGCGGCCAGCCAGATTCGCGCAGTTGCCGCCCCGTTGTCACCAGGAATGGAGCGCCGATTTCATTGAGCGCAATGCCATGCGCGCTACACAGTACCTGCATGGAGGTAATGCCCGGCACCACGTGTACCTGGGCCTTGTTCAAGCCCAGTCGCGAGGCAATGCGCAAGGTGCTGTCGTAGAGAGCAGGATCGCCCCACACCAGCAGCGCAACGCGGCCCGAGCCGACAGGTAGATGCGCCTGCAGGCATTCATTCCAGCGCTGGGCAATAGCGTCATGCCATT harbors:
- a CDS encoding CsbD family protein, with the translated sequence MNTDQVKGTLKDAAGKVQENFGELIDSPEQEAKGIAKQVEGTAQKKVGDLKEAIHDASEK
- a CDS encoding GNAT family N-acetyltransferase — its product is MNFVIRQARASDAEAASRLVTGLAHYFLSDPNSAGVRPFMARLTPSSYAERLSSTQFNHYIAEDSVGLCGVIALRDESHLYHLFVRADAQGQGVSRALWHYAKAQSKHSTFTVNSSLFAVPVYEHLGFVAKTSPQKSNGLVFVPMVYSRD
- the cobF gene encoding precorrin-6A synthase (deacetylating); its protein translation is MLELFLIGIGTGNPDHITRQAEKAIGQADLVLLPHKEDSKAELAQVRLTLLQSLGVQEQRIAHFDMPVRRQQGDDYDQQVDEWHDAIAQRWNECLQAHLPVGSGRVALLVWGDPALYDSTLRIASRLGLNKAQVHVVPGITSMQVLCSAHGIALNEIGAPFLVTTGRQLRESGWPQGINTLVVMLDGQSSYEQLTEPDIDIFWGAYLGMPQQILMQGRLAEIKDSISAKRQQARQLHSWIMDIYLLRRS